One Cellulomonas taurus genomic region harbors:
- a CDS encoding D-alanine--D-alanine ligase family protein, giving the protein MSTSPDPVSRPRVLILFGGRSGEHAISCATAGGVLRAIDRERYDVLPIGITPSGRWVRVADDPDLWRITDGVLPEVIEAPERVLLPQEAGSREVRVIEPGLPAADLGTVDVVLPLLHGPYGEDGTLQGMLELADVRYVGAGVLASAVGMDKHFMKIALVAAGLPVGPFEMLRGDDWATDKAGIRARVEALGLPLFVKPARAGSSLGITRVTDLAELPAAIAEAQRHDPKVVIEAGIVGREIECAVLGGRGGAPARASLPGEIVVTDAEHTFYDFEAKYLDESAVSLQCPADLPQDVIERVQDVAVRTFESIDCEGLARVDVFVTEGGEVIVNEINTMPGFTPYSMYPRMWQESGIAYPELLDELLQLALERPTGLR; this is encoded by the coding sequence ATGTCCACTTCACCCGACCCCGTGTCCCGTCCCCGTGTCCTGATCCTGTTCGGTGGTCGCTCCGGCGAACACGCGATCAGCTGCGCCACCGCCGGTGGCGTTCTGCGCGCCATCGACCGCGAGCGGTACGACGTGCTGCCGATCGGGATCACCCCGAGCGGGCGCTGGGTCCGGGTGGCCGACGACCCCGACCTGTGGCGGATCACCGACGGCGTGCTGCCCGAGGTGATCGAGGCGCCGGAGCGGGTGCTGCTGCCGCAGGAGGCCGGTTCGCGCGAGGTCCGGGTGATCGAACCCGGGCTGCCCGCCGCCGACCTGGGGACCGTCGACGTCGTGCTGCCGCTGCTGCACGGACCGTACGGCGAGGACGGCACGCTGCAGGGCATGTTGGAACTGGCCGACGTGCGCTACGTCGGTGCCGGGGTGCTGGCCTCCGCGGTCGGGATGGACAAGCACTTCATGAAGATCGCCCTGGTCGCCGCCGGGCTGCCGGTCGGTCCGTTCGAGATGCTGCGCGGCGACGACTGGGCGACCGACAAGGCCGGTATCCGTGCCCGGGTCGAGGCCCTGGGTCTGCCGCTGTTCGTCAAGCCCGCCCGCGCCGGATCGAGCCTGGGCATCACGCGCGTCACCGACCTCGCCGAGCTGCCCGCCGCCATCGCCGAGGCGCAGCGCCACGACCCGAAGGTCGTCATCGAGGCCGGGATCGTGGGACGGGAGATCGAGTGCGCCGTCCTGGGCGGCCGCGGTGGCGCACCGGCCCGGGCCTCCCTGCCGGGCGAGATCGTGGTCACCGACGCCGAGCACACCTTCTACGACTTCGAGGCGAAGTACCTGGACGAGTCGGCGGTCTCCCTGCAGTGCCCGGCCGACCTGCCGCAGGATGTGATCGAGCGGGTGCAGGACGTCGCGGTGCGCACCTTCGAGTCGATCGACTGCGAGGGGCTGGCGCGGGTGGACGTCTTCGTGACCGAGGGCGGTGAGGTGATCGTGAACGAGATCAACACCATGCCCGGCTTCACGCCGTACTCGATGTACCCGCGGATGTGGCAGGAGTCGGGGATCGCCTACCCCGAGCTGCTGGACGAGCTGCTGCAGCTGGCCCTGGAACGCCCCACCGGCCTGCGCTGA
- a CDS encoding DUF3515 family protein, whose protein sequence is MSPRHLLALGGVLVLAGCSSAVGVQAAPHAQDPECASVILALPESLGDGLERVDTTSQATAAWGTANDAVVLRCGVEPPGPTTEQCVTLETASGATVDWLVRADSAPADAATSDPATSGASPAPMADPAVNPGGSDWTFLTYGRDPAIEVTVPAAVVADRSTSFLDALVPAVLKVVADRSCV, encoded by the coding sequence ATGAGCCCGCGTCATCTCCTCGCACTCGGAGGCGTCCTCGTCCTGGCCGGTTGTTCCTCCGCCGTCGGGGTGCAGGCGGCCCCGCACGCTCAGGACCCGGAGTGCGCGAGCGTGATCCTGGCGCTGCCCGAGTCGCTCGGCGACGGGCTGGAGCGGGTGGACACCACCAGCCAGGCCACCGCCGCCTGGGGTACGGCGAACGATGCCGTGGTGCTGCGCTGCGGGGTGGAGCCGCCCGGGCCGACCACCGAACAGTGCGTCACCCTGGAGACCGCCTCGGGGGCGACGGTCGACTGGCTGGTGCGGGCCGACTCCGCGCCCGCCGATGCGGCGACCTCCGACCCGGCGACCTCCGGCGCGAGCCCCGCTCCGATGGCCGACCCGGCAGTGAACCCCGGCGGCTCGGACTGGACGTTCCTGACCTACGGCCGCGACCCGGCGATCGAGGTCACGGTCCCGGCGGCGGTGGTCGCGGATCGATCGACGTCGTTCCTGGACGCGCTGGTCCCCGCGGTGTTGAAGGTGGTCGCCGACCGGTCCTGCGTCTGA